One Aerococcus urinaeequi DNA segment encodes these proteins:
- the pflB gene encoding formate C-acetyltransferase, whose translation MEKLKNEKMNVNPWEGFTGTKWQESIDVRDFIQENYTLYEGDDSFLEGATIETFQLWDQVMELTKAERDAGGILDMDTKVVSTITSHDAGYLNKDVEKVVGVQTDKPFKRSLQPFGGIRMSVQSAEAYGYKIDPEIEHIFTEYRKTHNQGVFDVYTPEMRAARRSGVITGLPDAYGRGRIIGDYRRVALYGVNRLMEEKQKDYANIGNGQMNEEVMRLREEVSEQYRALQDLIELGNIYGFDLTRPAETAQEAFQWLYLGYLAAIKDQNGAAMSLGRTSTFLDIYIERDLATGVLSEKDAQELVDHFVMKLRLVKFSRTPDYNQLFSGDPTWVTESIGGVGIDGRPLVTKNSFRFLHTLSNLGPAPEPNLTVLWSPSLPTHFKRFVAKMSIDTSAIQYENDDIMRPIYGDDYAIACCVSAMEVGKQMQFFGARANLAKALLYAINGGVDEMSKAQVGPSYRAITSEYLEYEEVMERYDDMLEWLAGLYINSLNVIHYMHDKYSYESIEMALHDTNVKRTMATGIAGFSVAIDALSAIKYAKVKTIRDENGLVVDYEIEGEFPQYGNNDKRADEIGVDLLKAFMTKVKKHPTYRDAIHTTSILTITSNVVYGKKTGNTPDGRREGEPFAPGANPMHGRDTHGALASLLSVAKMPYEYALDGISNTFSIIPKALGKDEEIQKDNLVNMLDGYIKEGGHHLNVNVFNRETLLDAMDHPEEYPQLTIRVSGYAVNFIKLTREQQMDVINRTMHSSM comes from the coding sequence ATGGAAAAATTAAAAAACGAAAAAATGAATGTTAATCCTTGGGAAGGTTTTACAGGGACTAAATGGCAAGAGTCAATTGATGTTAGAGATTTTATTCAAGAGAATTATACTTTATACGAAGGTGATGATTCATTCTTAGAAGGTGCAACGATTGAAACTTTCCAATTATGGGATCAAGTAATGGAACTAACAAAAGCAGAACGTGATGCTGGTGGCATTCTAGATATGGATACTAAAGTTGTATCAACAATTACGTCACATGATGCGGGTTACCTGAACAAAGACGTTGAAAAAGTTGTGGGTGTTCAAACTGACAAACCTTTCAAACGTAGTTTACAACCATTCGGTGGAATCCGTATGTCTGTTCAATCTGCAGAAGCATATGGCTACAAGATTGATCCAGAAATTGAACATATCTTTACAGAGTACCGCAAAACTCATAACCAAGGTGTATTTGATGTATACACACCTGAGATGCGTGCTGCTCGTCGTTCAGGAGTAATTACAGGACTTCCAGATGCTTACGGTCGTGGACGTATTATCGGAGATTATCGTCGTGTTGCATTATACGGGGTAAACCGTTTAATGGAAGAGAAACAAAAAGACTACGCAAATATTGGTAACGGACAAATGAACGAAGAAGTCATGCGTCTACGTGAAGAAGTTAGTGAACAATACCGTGCCTTACAAGATTTAATTGAATTAGGTAATATTTACGGCTTTGATTTAACTCGTCCAGCTGAAACAGCGCAAGAAGCATTCCAATGGTTATACTTAGGATACTTAGCGGCAATTAAAGATCAAAATGGGGCAGCAATGTCATTGGGTCGTACATCTACATTCCTAGATATCTATATTGAACGTGATCTTGCTACAGGCGTGCTTTCAGAAAAAGATGCGCAAGAATTAGTTGACCATTTCGTTATGAAATTACGTCTAGTTAAATTCTCACGTACACCTGATTACAATCAATTATTCTCAGGAGATCCAACTTGGGTAACTGAATCAATCGGTGGAGTTGGGATTGATGGACGACCACTAGTAACTAAAAATTCATTTAGATTCTTACATACATTATCAAACTTAGGACCAGCACCAGAACCAAACTTAACAGTGTTATGGTCACCAAGCTTACCAACTCATTTCAAACGATTTGTTGCGAAGATGTCTATCGACACATCAGCTATTCAATATGAAAATGATGACATTATGCGTCCAATTTACGGTGATGACTATGCCATCGCATGTTGCGTGTCAGCGATGGAAGTTGGTAAACAAATGCAATTCTTCGGTGCGCGCGCGAACTTAGCAAAAGCATTATTATATGCAATCAACGGTGGTGTCGACGAAATGTCGAAAGCACAAGTTGGACCAAGCTATCGAGCAATTACTTCAGAATACTTAGAATATGAAGAAGTGATGGAACGTTATGATGACATGTTAGAATGGTTAGCAGGATTGTATATCAATTCATTAAATGTTATCCACTATATGCACGATAAATACAGCTATGAAAGTATCGAAATGGCTTTACATGATACAAATGTAAAACGTACGATGGCTACAGGTATTGCTGGATTCTCAGTAGCGATTGATGCTTTATCAGCAATCAAATACGCGAAAGTAAAAACAATCCGTGATGAAAATGGCTTGGTAGTCGATTATGAAATCGAAGGTGAATTCCCACAATACGGTAATAACGATAAACGTGCCGATGAGATCGGTGTTGATTTACTTAAAGCATTCATGACTAAAGTTAAGAAACATCCAACATACCGTGATGCTATCCATACAACATCAATCTTAACTATTACATCAAACGTTGTTTACGGTAAGAAAACTGGTAACACGCCAGACGGTCGTCGTGAAGGAGAGCCATTTGCTCCTGGAGCGAACCCAATGCACGGACGTGATACTCATGGGGCGTTAGCAAGTTTACTTTCAGTTGCTAAGATGCCTTACGAATATGCTTTAGATGGAATTTCAAATACATTCTCAATCATTCCAAAAGCATTAGGTAAAGATGAAGAAATTCAAAAAGATAACTTAGTGAATATGTTAGACGGATATATTAAAGAAGGTGGACACCACTTAAACGTTAACGTGTTTAACCGTGAAACGTTATTAGATGCGATGGATCACCCAGAAGAATATCCACAATTAACTATCCGTGTATCTGGTTATGCTGTAAACTTCATCAAATTAACTAGAGAGCAACAAATGGATGTTATTAACCGTACAATGCACAGTTCAATGTAA
- a CDS encoding metal-sulfur cluster assembly factor yields MNEEFGILFKNEALKYEEELLEQLTGVIDPELGIDIANLGLIYEVDMDEAGKVEVIMTLTTAGCPLADFIDSDVRYQLANFDKITEIDIKVVFKPHWDLSRISRFARIALGIPSDFIPN; encoded by the coding sequence ATGAATGAAGAATTTGGTATTCTATTCAAAAACGAAGCATTAAAGTACGAAGAAGAATTACTAGAGCAATTAACAGGAGTCATCGATCCAGAGTTAGGCATAGATATTGCGAACTTAGGCCTAATATATGAAGTAGATATGGATGAAGCAGGGAAGGTTGAAGTCATAATGACTTTAACAACTGCCGGTTGTCCCTTAGCAGACTTCATTGATAGTGACGTGAGATATCAATTAGCTAACTTTGATAAAATTACTGAAATCGATATAAAAGTTGTCTTTAAACCGCATTGGGATTTATCTCGCATCTCACGCTTTGCTCGTATTGCTTTAGGTATTCCGAGTGATTTTATTCCGAATTAA
- a CDS encoding DUF1858 domain-containing protein, with the protein MENQVDLNRPVKQVLDSHPELLDILVDLGFKPLANPAMRQSVGKVVTLKQGCKLINLPLEQLVNELQWNGYTVIGGDVNE; encoded by the coding sequence ATGGAAAATCAAGTAGACCTTAATAGACCTGTGAAACAAGTCCTTGATTCACACCCTGAACTTCTCGACATTCTTGTCGATTTAGGCTTTAAACCTTTAGCTAATCCAGCCATGAGACAATCGGTTGGAAAAGTTGTCACACTAAAACAAGGCTGCAAATTAATCAACCTTCCTTTGGAACAATTAGTGAATGAACTACAATGGAACGGCTATACTGTCATCGGAGGTGACGTGAATGAGTAA
- a CDS encoding DUF438 domain-containing protein, protein MSNNTDNRIDILEGILLKLHHGADPESVQDEFNEHFTGVSAIEISMMEHQLMYGDSVITFQDVLKLCNVHANLFKGTIEDGKAPDADHPGHPVTVFKEENMALRSALLRINNILDTFEEMPVEELSDGMIKGLKRQYDIIGQFDNHYNRKEHLFFPVMESYGHDAPPKVMWAKDDEIRDLFKRAYKAMEKFPDIKFSKVRDTYEAFQFEFNEMIFKEEAILINILLESFNQLDWYNIALQSDNYGYAIIPPRETWEPENLADLLEEDTKKAEELTIQEVPTPTKSVQKTMNTVESKTIETRKITVNGGQFTVLWEPDETLDSSSNQIMNPTVPLSIGDGYLSLEQIKVIFDYIPVKVTFVDQNDIVQYFNHKKESSILPRHAENIGAKVEDVYPEAVWDTLEPIVQAFKDNTLTEESFWFEHESEFLYISYKALFNESGQYQGFVEIIQNIQPILDIQTDKWRNLLPQSKVDLTLKEPANLTQVNHKHQSQAESQVLQFGKGQLEFNWSVSNETVVNDPKDFSNEQLISIGEGYLSLKQVRLILDSMPFEVTYVDGNHKFKYFNNIGPYDEMLFQRSPLEIGRDLEYCHPARVWPKVKRLSEDLQAQRRFIEPMWFSPGNKLIYILYIGAQDQNDNYHGIVETVQDASMYVELDGTEKRLY, encoded by the coding sequence ATGAGTAATAATACAGACAATCGCATAGATATATTAGAAGGTATTCTTCTTAAACTGCATCATGGAGCAGATCCTGAATCAGTTCAGGATGAATTTAATGAGCATTTCACGGGTGTGAGTGCCATTGAAATCTCCATGATGGAGCATCAATTAATGTATGGGGATAGTGTGATTACGTTTCAAGATGTTCTTAAGCTATGTAATGTTCACGCGAATCTGTTCAAAGGTACGATTGAAGATGGTAAAGCCCCCGATGCTGATCACCCCGGACACCCCGTAACAGTATTCAAAGAAGAGAATATGGCGTTACGCTCTGCCCTGCTACGGATTAACAATATTCTGGATACCTTTGAAGAAATGCCGGTTGAAGAATTGTCTGATGGAATGATTAAAGGACTTAAACGTCAATATGATATCATCGGGCAATTTGATAACCATTACAACCGGAAAGAACATTTATTCTTCCCGGTTATGGAAAGTTACGGCCACGACGCTCCACCAAAAGTTATGTGGGCAAAAGATGATGAGATCCGTGACTTATTCAAACGCGCCTATAAAGCCATGGAAAAATTTCCCGATATTAAATTTTCAAAAGTAAGAGATACGTATGAAGCTTTCCAATTTGAATTCAATGAAATGATTTTTAAAGAAGAAGCTATATTAATTAATATCTTACTTGAAAGTTTCAATCAATTGGATTGGTACAACATCGCCCTACAAAGCGATAATTACGGCTATGCAATTATTCCTCCTCGCGAAACTTGGGAACCAGAAAACCTGGCAGACTTACTCGAAGAAGATACGAAAAAAGCTGAAGAATTAACAATTCAAGAAGTACCTACACCAACTAAGTCAGTTCAAAAAACAATGAATACAGTGGAAAGTAAAACAATCGAAACACGAAAAATTACCGTTAATGGCGGTCAATTTACCGTTCTTTGGGAACCAGATGAGACGCTTGACTCAAGCAGTAACCAAATCATGAACCCAACAGTGCCTCTTTCGATTGGTGATGGTTACTTGAGCTTAGAACAAATCAAAGTCATCTTTGATTACATCCCAGTGAAAGTTACTTTTGTTGATCAAAATGATATCGTACAATACTTCAATCACAAGAAGGAGTCATCAATATTACCACGACACGCTGAAAACATCGGTGCTAAGGTAGAAGATGTCTATCCAGAAGCAGTCTGGGATACATTAGAACCCATTGTTCAAGCTTTCAAAGATAACACATTAACTGAAGAAAGCTTTTGGTTTGAACATGAATCAGAATTTTTATATATTTCGTATAAAGCACTCTTTAATGAATCCGGGCAATATCAAGGGTTCGTTGAAATAATACAAAATATCCAACCTATCTTAGATATTCAAACGGATAAATGGCGTAATTTACTCCCTCAAAGTAAGGTTGATTTAACACTTAAGGAACCAGCTAATTTAACTCAGGTTAATCACAAACATCAGTCTCAAGCAGAATCACAAGTACTTCAATTTGGTAAAGGACAGTTGGAATTCAACTGGTCTGTAAGCAATGAGACAGTAGTCAATGATCCAAAGGATTTTTCTAATGAGCAATTGATTAGTATCGGCGAAGGATATTTAAGTTTAAAGCAAGTGAGACTCATTTTGGATTCAATGCCCTTTGAGGTTACTTACGTTGACGGCAATCATAAGTTTAAATACTTTAATAATATCGGTCCTTATGACGAGATGCTCTTCCAAAGATCACCTTTAGAAATTGGACGTGACTTAGAATATTGTCACCCAGCTAGAGTTTGGCCAAAGGTTAAACGCTTATCTGAAGACCTTCAAGCACAACGTCGTTTTATTGAACCTATGTGGTTCTCACCTGGGAATAAACTTATTTATATCTTGTATATTGGTGCGCAAGATCAAAATGATAATTATCATGGTATTGTGGAGACCGTTCAGGATGCTTCAATGTATGTTGAATTGGACGGAACAGAGAAACGATTGTATTAA
- a CDS encoding YdcF family protein, whose amino-acid sequence MKGNNLVRLVGFFVGMSIAVGLVCVITISNLIVDEEPKVSDIIVVPEGASERAGEAVDLLEAGYSRSGKIIVSPLTQSNFDFYVGAGAPSDALINEGNATSTYTNARNTLKMMQEMGYDSAIITSSDYHMLRTKMIYERQNRHYGFDLTYVATYHDVAGEEVTWWQANRQAGFKEIKKFWGYMFFLYHWVDEE is encoded by the coding sequence ATGAAAGGAAATAATCTTGTTCGACTTGTGGGCTTTTTTGTCGGCATGAGTATCGCTGTTGGGTTAGTATGTGTGATTACCATCAGTAACCTCATTGTTGATGAGGAACCGAAAGTATCGGATATTATTGTTGTACCAGAAGGTGCTAGTGAGCGGGCCGGTGAAGCAGTTGATTTGCTTGAAGCTGGCTATTCACGGTCAGGGAAAATTATCGTAAGTCCACTAACCCAATCAAACTTTGATTTTTACGTGGGGGCGGGCGCACCAAGTGACGCTTTAATTAACGAAGGGAACGCTACGTCTACCTATACCAACGCACGAAACACCTTGAAGATGATGCAAGAAATGGGCTATGATTCAGCCATTATTACTTCATCTGACTACCATATGTTGCGGACAAAAATGATTTACGAACGGCAAAATCGCCATTACGGGTTTGACTTAACATACGTCGCTACCTATCATGATGTTGCCGGTGAGGAAGTGACTTGGTGGCAAGCCAATCGTCAAGCTGGCTTTAAGGAAATTAAGAAATTTTGGGGCTACATGTTCTTCCTTTACCATTGGGTAGATGAAGAATAG
- a CDS encoding DUF916 and DUF3324 domain-containing protein — MNKFCKFLIFVVTALAVFFVSPSVEANEGEQVGYSVQAVLPENQRDNGATYFDLLVEEGSSYRLEVQIFNHENEELTVNVTPTTSRTNQNGLIVYEEQESYDDSLKYPISEFVTIKEPTVTIPANETATIEMTLTIPDEKLEGFLLGGILIQKESSQDNDQEGVQIQNEYAYVIGLQATMDEQVVESNLNLKGIRPELVNYHTAVIAELQNDQPVIMNGVNIEAKVFKENNPDEVFKKASIEDRQFAPNSTMEFVIDWENQYLEPGDYRLKLTATDDENEWQWDEQFTITEEEGQLSDDAVELEEDSWLTPQLFIGVTAVLIIVIIVLLFRNRKSK, encoded by the coding sequence TTGAATAAGTTTTGTAAATTTTTAATTTTTGTAGTTACCGCTCTTGCTGTATTCTTTGTATCACCAAGTGTTGAGGCTAATGAAGGTGAACAAGTAGGTTATTCTGTGCAAGCAGTTTTACCGGAAAATCAAAGGGATAATGGTGCAACTTATTTTGACTTATTGGTAGAAGAAGGTTCCAGTTATCGATTAGAAGTTCAAATCTTTAATCATGAAAATGAAGAACTTACTGTGAATGTGACACCGACAACCTCTAGGACTAATCAAAATGGCCTGATCGTCTATGAGGAACAAGAATCTTATGATGACAGTTTGAAATATCCAATCTCAGAATTTGTCACCATCAAAGAACCGACAGTCACCATTCCAGCGAATGAGACTGCCACTATTGAGATGACATTGACAATACCTGATGAAAAGTTAGAAGGCTTCTTATTAGGCGGTATTTTAATCCAGAAAGAGTCTTCTCAAGATAATGATCAGGAGGGCGTTCAGATTCAGAATGAGTATGCTTATGTGATTGGCTTACAAGCAACAATGGATGAACAGGTTGTTGAATCCAATTTGAACTTGAAAGGGATTCGTCCTGAATTGGTAAACTATCACACTGCAGTAATTGCTGAATTACAAAACGATCAACCTGTCATAATGAACGGTGTGAATATTGAGGCAAAAGTATTTAAAGAGAACAATCCCGACGAAGTATTCAAGAAGGCTTCTATTGAAGATAGACAATTTGCGCCAAACTCAACAATGGAATTTGTGATTGATTGGGAGAATCAATATTTAGAGCCAGGCGACTATCGTTTAAAATTGACTGCTACAGACGATGAAAATGAATGGCAGTGGGATGAGCAGTTTACGATTACTGAAGAAGAAGGGCAGTTATCTGATGATGCTGTTGAACTAGAAGAAGATTCTTGGCTAACGCCACAATTATTTATTGGTGTTACTGCAGTGTTAATTATCGTTATCATTGTGCTATTGTTCAGAAATAGAAAATCTAAATAG